Part of the Schaalia odontolytica genome is shown below.
GCTTCCTCGTCACCCTGTGCGTCCCCTACGCCTACGAATGGCGACGCGGCGGCCTGGACTACTGAGAAGAAGAGTAAGGAAGAAACAAGTGGGACTGGAAGAATCCCTGCCCGCGGGCATCGCGCTCACCAGCGTTGAGAAAGTCCTCGGCCTCGCACGCAAGTACAGCCAGTGGCCCGTCACCATGGGCCTGGCGTGCTGCGCCATCGAAATGATGGCCGCCGGAACCCCCCGATTCGACATGGCGCGCTTCGGCCTTGAGGTCTTCCGCGCCTCCCCGCGGCACTCCGACATGATGATCGTCTCGGGCCGCGTCTCCCACAAGATGGCCCCCATCATCCGACGCGTCTACGACTCCATGCCCGAACCCAAGTGGGTCATCTCCATGGGCGCCTGCGCGTCCTCCGGCGGCGTCTTCAACAACTACGCCGTCGTCCAGGGCTGCGACCACATCGTCCCCGTCGACGTCTACCTGCCCGGCTGCCCGCCGCGCCCCGAGGCCCTCATCCACGCGGTTCTCGTCCTGCGCGAGCAGATCGGCAAGGAACCCCTGGGCGTCCACCGCCGGGAGATCGCCCGCAAAGCCGAGCAGGCCGCCCTCGAAGCCACGCCCACCCACCAGATGAAGGGACTCCTGGCATGAGCGACCTGTCGATCCCCGAGGACAACGCGCCCGCCCCAGCCGACGCGGCCCCCGCCCAGCGCGGCTTCGCCCTGCCCGAGCCCATCGCCCACCGCGAAGGCCTCTTCGGCGCGGGCACCGACTCCTCCACCTCCGGCTTTGCCGGACTCGTCGCCGACTCCTTCCTGCCCGGCGAGGCCTCGCGCCCCTACGGCTCCTGGTTCGACCAGGTCGTCGACGTCCTCGAAGAGCTCATCGCGGCCGACGGCCTGAAGGTGTCCGACGTCATCGAAAAGGTCACCGTCGACCGCGGACAGCTCGGTATCTTCGTCGCCCGCGAGCACATCGTGCGCGTCGCCTCCTACCTGCGCGACGACCCCGACCTGCGTTTCGAAATGTGCCTGGGAACCAACGGCGTCCACTACCCCCTCGACAAGGGGCGCGAGCTGCACGCCATCTACCCCCTGTACTCGATCACGCACAACCGTCTGATCCGCCTCGAAGTCACCTGCCCCGACTCCGACCCGCGCATCCCCTCCATCGTCTCGGTCTACCCGGCCAACGACTGGCAGGAACGCGAAACCTGGGACCTCATCGGCATCATCTTCACGGGGCACCCCTCCCTGACGCGGACCGCGATGCCCGACGACTGGGTCGGACACCCCCAGCGCAAGGACTACCCCCTGGGCGGCATTCCCGTCGAATTCAAGGGCGCCGTCACGGCCTCCGCCGACGTCCGTAGGAGTGTGAACTGATGACCAACGCCTTCCGCGCGCCCGCCGGCGCGAGCGACCTGCCCCTCGAGGACATCCCCGAGGTCCTCACCCAGGGCGGCGACTGGGACGACGTCCTGCACGAGATCGAGGCCATCACCTCCGAACGCATCGTCGTCAACCTCGGCCCCGTCCACCCCTCCACCCACGGCGTGCTGCGCCTCATCCTCGAGCTCGACGGCGAAAAGGTCCGCGAAACCCGCGTTGACACCGGCTACCTGCACACCGGCATCGAGAAGAACATGGAGTACCGCACGTGGACCCAGGGCGTGGCATACTGCACGCGCATGGACTACGTCGCCCCCTTCTTCCAGGAGGCCGCCTACTGCCTCGGCGTCGAGAAACTGCTCGGCATCACCGAGGACGTGCCCGAACGCGCCAGCCTCATCCGCGTGCTCATGATGGAGCTGTGCCGCATCGCCTCCCACCTGGTCGCCATCGGCTCGACCGGCAACGAGATGGGCGCCACCACGATCATGACGATCGGCTTCCGCGCCCGCGAGGAGATCCTGCGCGTCTTCGAACGCATCTCCGGCCTGCGCATGAACCACGAGTACATTCGCCCCGGCGGCGTCGTCCAGGACATCGGCGAGGGCACGACGGACTACATCCGCGACCGCCTGCGCCGCGCCCGCAAGGACATCGGCGAGCTGCAGGACATCCTGGTGGAGAACCCGATCTTCAAGA
Proteins encoded:
- a CDS encoding NADH-quinone oxidoreductase subunit C encodes the protein MSDLSIPEDNAPAPADAAPAQRGFALPEPIAHREGLFGAGTDSSTSGFAGLVADSFLPGEASRPYGSWFDQVVDVLEELIAADGLKVSDVIEKVTVDRGQLGIFVAREHIVRVASYLRDDPDLRFEMCLGTNGVHYPLDKGRELHAIYPLYSITHNRLIRLEVTCPDSDPRIPSIVSVYPANDWQERETWDLIGIIFTGHPSLTRTAMPDDWVGHPQRKDYPLGGIPVEFKGAVTASADVRRSVN
- a CDS encoding NADH-quinone oxidoreductase subunit B; protein product: MGLEESLPAGIALTSVEKVLGLARKYSQWPVTMGLACCAIEMMAAGTPRFDMARFGLEVFRASPRHSDMMIVSGRVSHKMAPIIRRVYDSMPEPKWVISMGACASSGGVFNNYAVVQGCDHIVPVDVYLPGCPPRPEALIHAVLVLREQIGKEPLGVHRREIARKAEQAALEATPTHQMKGLLA
- a CDS encoding NADH-quinone oxidoreductase subunit D, which produces MTNAFRAPAGASDLPLEDIPEVLTQGGDWDDVLHEIEAITSERIVVNLGPVHPSTHGVLRLILELDGEKVRETRVDTGYLHTGIEKNMEYRTWTQGVAYCTRMDYVAPFFQEAAYCLGVEKLLGITEDVPERASLIRVLMMELCRIASHLVAIGSTGNEMGATTIMTIGFRAREEILRVFERISGLRMNHEYIRPGGVVQDIGEGTTDYIRDRLRRARKDIGELQDILVENPIFKKRLCDVAVMPLSALMALGTTGPGVRAAGLPLDLRKSQPYCGYENFEFDVPTRDKSDVYNRTMVRFDECYESMRIVWQVLAKLDECEGAPTMVADPEIAWPARLAVATDGQGTSADHVREIMGESMESLIHHFKLVTEGFHVPAGQVYQTVEHAKGILGVHLVSDGGTRPFRAHFRDPSFANLQSLAMMTEGGQLADVVVSLAAIDPVLGGVDR